From the Lolium rigidum isolate FL_2022 chromosome 2, APGP_CSIRO_Lrig_0.1, whole genome shotgun sequence genome, one window contains:
- the LOC124690600 gene encoding uncharacterized protein LOC124690600, with product MVRKLPTSAPARAAAGRKRKGATLAKLAACKRPASAQAIGGWASLPTDIVGLISCRILDRDVVDYISFRAVCSDWRACTPRPCDPTLRDPRLRPRDWVALCDGDAVRPDDAGEIVFFHTRTARRLRVPLRELRGHRIVGFTDGLVILMHKTKTVVRVQNPFTRVVVDLPPLAPIYHEVIRMKKSLLNMNAAVCSSVSSENSIAVVVCFMCSNVVLGANPGSDWEVLHRGLHVLRTLPFQGELYATTSCSDEIVRLYPPPRQEPLENSVVVAHVPNIFGPHMCCDFLLVESGGRMLLVVQHPVPEANSWDWSPGVAFRLYAVDLNSQHHKLIPVNSLGDNVLFLGDDRCLSVSARDLPSLSSNSICFSLGTFPIVMHSLGTGLFERLAESCQIHDGKDRIRPSVRPFTIADHLITYCNPREWSKGLMFHEYRYIPESFTELIKNIRAQNAQLKIPRVSLHSR from the exons ATGGTGAGGAAACTGCCGACTTCTGCTCCGGCCAGGGCGGCGGCGGGAAGGAAGCGAAAAGGTGCCACCTTGGCAAAGCTCGCCGCGTGCAAGCGCCCTGCGTCGGCGCAAGCAATCGGCGGCTGGGCGTCCCTGCCCACGGACATAGTTGGCCTCATCTCCTGCCGTATCCTCGACCGCGACGTGGTAGATTACATCTCCTTCCGCGCCGTTTGTTCCGACTGGCGCGCCTGCACGCCCAGGCCGTGCGACCCTACTCTGCGGGATCCCCGCCTCCGCCCCCGCGACTGGGTCGCGCTCTGCGACGGCGACGCCGTCCGCCCAGACGATGCCGGCGAGATCGTCTTCTTCCATACGCGCACGGCCAGGCGCCTCCGCGTCCCCCTCCGGGAACTCCGGGGGCACAGGATCGTCGGCTTCACCGACGGCCTCGTCATCCTCATGCACAAGACCAAGACCGTGGTGCGCGTGCAAAATCCGTTCACGCGAGTTGTGGTTGATCTCCCGCCCCTCGCCCCCATCTACCATGAGGTGATCAGGATGAAGAAGTCTCTGCTCAACATGAATGCAGCGGTATGCAGCAGCGTGTCCTCGGAGAACTCCATCGCTGTGGTGGTCTGCTTCATGTGCTCAAATGTTGTGCTCGGCGCCAACCCAGGTTCAGATTGGGAGGTCCTCCACAGAGGGCTTCATGTTTTGAGAACCTTGCCCTTCCAAGGAGAACTCTATGCCACCACTTCGTGTTCAGACGAGATTGTGCGGCTATACCCTCCTCCTAGACAAGAGCCACTTGAGAATTCTGTGGTGGTTGCTCATGTTCCAAACATATTTGGTCCCCACATGTGTTGTGATTTTCTCTTGGTGGAGTCTGGTGGAAGGATGCTGCTCGTCGTCCAGCACCCGGTTCCTGAGGCAAATTCGTGGGACTGGTCACCAGGAGTAGCCTTCAGGCTCTATGCGGTGGATCTGAACAGCCAGCACCACAAGCTTATCCCGGTGAACAGCTTAGGTGACAATGTGCTGTTTCTCGGCGACGACCGATGCTTGTCTGTTTCGGCCAGGGACCTCCCTTCTTTGAGCAGTAACTCCATTTGTTTCAGTTTAGGTACGTTTCCCATCGTGATGCACTCACTGGGGACTGGTTTGTTCGAGCGTTTGGCCGAGTCTTGCCAAATACATGACGGGAAGGATAGGATCCGCCCATCTGTGCGCCCCTTCACCATTGCTGATCATCTTATCACCTACTGCAATCCTCGTGAGTG GTCTAAAGGACTCATGTTCCACGAGTACCGATACATACCTGAATCGTTCACGGAACTGATTAAGAACATCCGGGCACAAAATGCGCAGTTGAAGATTCCACGTGTCAGTCTGCATTCGCGCTGA